In bacterium, the DNA window ATTGACTCGTAAAAAAGTAGAGTTTATTCCTCTCTATCCTGGTCGTGTTAGAATATATGTATGCGGACCAACTGTTTACGACCATCCCCATATTGGACATGCAAAAAGTTACATATCATTTGATGTTATAGTTCGTTACTTGAGATGGCTTGGCTATAATGTGAAATATGTACAAAATATAACTGATGTCGGTCACTTACTTGATACTGGAGAAGACAGAATTATTGCTGGTGCTAAAAGAGAAAAACTTGACCCAATGGAGCTTGTAGAAAAATACACTCGCAGCTATTTTGAAGATATGGATGCATTAAATGTAGTGCGTCCAAATATTTCACCTCATGCTACTGCTCACATATCGGAACAAATTGAGCTTGTTGCCACTCTGATAAAAAAAGGTTATGCGTATGAGACGGGTGGCTCAGTATATTTTGACATAACAAAGTTTTCTGATTATGGTAAGTTATCCCGTCGTAAAATTGAGGACCAGGTTGCTGGTGCAAGAGTTGAAGTAAAAGCCGAAAAGAGGCATCCTTATGATTTTGCATTATGGATTCGTGCTACTCCGACTCACCTTATGCACTGGCAATCACCGTGGGGGATAGGCTACCCTGGCTGGCATATTGAGTGTTCTGCAATGGCAATGAAATATATTGGCGAGACTGTGGATATCCACGGTGGTGGGATAGAAAACATTTTTCCACATCATGAATGCGAGATTGCACAGTCAGAGGCAGCTACTGGTAAGCAATTTGTAAGGTACTGGCTACATAATAATATGGTGCTTGTCAATGGTGTAAAAATGAGTAAATCGCTTGGTAACTTTATTACAATTAAAGAAACACTTAAGAGATACTCGCCCGAGCAATTAAGATTCTTTATCTTAACTACTCATTATCGGTCTACATTAGATTTTAGTGAAACTGCTATTGAAGGGGCTGGCGAAGGATTGAAGAGTATTCATACCACTTTTAAGAGAGTAAATGAATTAGCTAAAACTGCACCGATTGGAAAACTTACTCCTGAAATAAATAAAACTCTCAAAGATTACAAGCAAAAGTTCATTGATGCAATGGATGACGATTTTAACACTCCACTTGCTATTTCGTCATTGTTTGACCTTTCCCGTGATATAAACAAGTACTTAGACCGTGAGACAGGTGTCAATAAGCAGTCACTTAATGCAATTTATGAAGTCTATAAGGAATTAGGAGATGAAATTCTTGGTATCCTGCCTTTTTCATTACAACCTGTAATTGAGGGTACCCCATTTATTGAACTACTTATTGAGATAAGAGAAAAACTACGCTCTATAAAACAGTGGGAATTAGCAGATGAAATTCGGTCTAAACTAAAGAAATTAGGTATCTCACTTGAAGATAAATTAGATAAAACAGATTGGAAGTTTGAATAATAAGGATAGGGCAACCACAAGGGTTGCCCCCTACATTTAATGGGGTAATGGATTACTTTATTTCTGCTGAACAGCGTGAGCTGAAAGAACTGGCAGCTAAAATTGCTAAAGAAAAGATACTACCTAAAAGAAAAGAGCTTGATGATAATGGTGAATTTCCTCGTTCTATTATGGAAGAACTTGCTAAATCTGATATGTTTAAGATATTTATTCCTAAAGAATATAACGGATTTGGTATGGGCACATTTGAGCTATGCCTTGTAGTTGAGGAGCTCTCCAAGGTATGTGCATCAGTAGCTACATCTTATGCAGCTACTGCACTTGCATCAACTCCAATAATACTTTTTGGTAATGAAGAGCAAAAGTCAAAATATCTGCCAAGAATAGCTCAAGGGACTCTTGCCTCCTTTGGGTTGACAGAATCAGGAGCTGGCTCAGATGCTGGTGCAGTGCAGACAAGAGCAGTAAAGGAACACGATGTGTATTCTATCAATGGGACAAAACAATGGATAACAAATGGGGGGGAGGCAGAGTTATATGTCATTTTTGCATCCACTAATCCGGAGCGTGGAGCAAGAGGATTATCTGCTTTTATTGTAGAAAAAGGTACACAGGGATTTTCGTTTGGCAAGCTTGAAGATAAGCTTGGTATAAAAGCATCTTGTACACGTGAGCTCATTTTTGAGGATTGTAAAATATCGAGTTCTAACCTTCTTGGTAAAGAGGGCCTTGGTTTTATAGTCGCAATGCGTACATTTGACCGTACTAGACCTGGAGTAGGTGCACTATCAGTTGGGATTGCACAAGGAGCAATTGATGAAGTTACAAACTATGTAAAAACTGCTAAGCAATTTAATAAACCAATAATAGCTTTTAAAGAAATCCAATTTATACTTGCTGAACTATCAACAAAAGTTGAAGCTGCAAGGTCACTTGTTTACTCCGTGGCAAGATATATAGATTCGGGAGCAAAAGATATTTCTAAATGGGCTGCAATGTCAAAACTATTTGCATCAGATGTAGCTGTTGAGGTGACTACAAATGTATTACAGATTTTTGGTAATTATGGCTGTACAAAGAGATACCCAATTGAAAAGATATTTCGTGATGCAAAAATAACACAAATCTATGAAGGTACAAATGAGATACAGAAACTTGTTATAGCATCAGCACTTGCAAAATAGTAGTATTTTATGTTTACAGAAAGCAATGTAGATTTTGAAGCTTCAAAGGTTGTTGTCCTGCCCATTCCTTACGAAAAAACAGTGACAGGTAGACGGGGTACACGATACGGCCCTCAAGCAATCTTGCAGGCATCGCAATGGCTTGAGCTATGGGATGAGGAGTTAAATTTTGAGCCATCTGAAATTGGTATTCATACACTCCCTGAGATTAAGCCTACAATAAATAATCCAGAGAAGATTGTGGAAGTGGTTTATAAAAAAGTTAACTCTTTGCTTGTCAAAAATAAATTCCCTGTTATACTTGGGGGTGAGCATTCTATATCTATAGGGGCTGTTAAAGCACTTAGTGAACATTACACAGAACTCTCCGTTGTTGCACTTGACGCACACGCCGACTTACGTGATGAATATGAGAACTCCAAATATTCTCACGCCTGTGTGGTAAGGAGGATTCAAGAAATAGCACAAACCATAGTCTCTGGTGTAAGAAGTTTATCAAAGGAGGAGGCAAAATATATTTCGGAATGTACCTCAGATATGCAGGCTGATGTTACTTCAAATAGAAGTAGAATAAGAGTTTTTAAAGACTTAAATACTGATAGTATTTCAGAACTTTCAACAAATGTTTATCTTAACATAGATCTTGATGTTCTTGATCCTGGAATTATGCCAAGTGTAGGGACTCCAGAACCTGGCGGATTTGGCTGGTATGAGATATTGGAATTTCTCAAGACTTTGATTAAATCAAAAAAGGTTATAGGTTTTGATGTAGTTGAACTATGTCCAATTCGTAATAACCAAGCACCAGACTATCTAGCTGCCAAGCTTGTTTATAAGATTTTAGGGTATACATTTCGTCCTTAGTCATTTGTTATTCATAACGAGTCTAAAGCCTCGAAATACATTTCTCATTAGTCAGTGGATTAGTTTTTCTTAATAGTTCTTTTATTTCTTTCTCATCTTTTTTAAGCTGATTTTTTAAGGCTTCAAGACTTTCAAAAGCACGATTCTCTCTTATATAGTTTATAAACTCAACTTTAACCTCTTGATGTAGCAAATTTTTATTAAAATTAAATATATGAACTTCAAGTCCAAGTTCAGATGAGTCATGAAATGTTGGCTTCTTCCCTATATTCATCATGCCGGATAGTCTATTCCCTTTATACCATACCCGTACAGCATATACTCCTTCTTTAGGGATAAGCTTTTTCATAGGAACTTTCAAATTAGCAGTAGGATAAGAAATAGACATCCCTATTTTCTTGCCAGGAATAACTTGCGATGAGATTGAATAAGGTCTCCCAAGTAATTCGTTTGCCTTACTCACTTCTCCATTTACAAGTGTATCCCTAACTCTTGTACTTGATATAGGAAAACCATCAACATATACAGGGGGAACTCGCTCAACCTCAAATCCAAATTTTGCCCCTATATGGACAAGAAGCTCAAAATCACCCTCTGCTCTATATCCAAAATGATGGTTATAACCTACCACAACTCTTTCTGGCTTTATATGGTCCACTATAAGCCAATGGACAAACTCTTTGGCACTCATGTTGGCGAGTCGCTTATCAAATTTTAAAATAAATAAATTATCTACCCCAAGTTCTCTTAAAATGGCTATTTTCTCACTTGTAGTTGTAAGAGTAAATAGGAGATTCCTATTCGAAATCACTTCCCTTGGATGAGGCTCAAATGTTACTATAAGGGAATGCCCATTTTTAATGACCTCTTTGACAACAGCTTGGTGACCAAGATGCAATCCATCAAAAGTGCCTATAGATACGGAATCAATTAGTATTTTTTTTAATTCTTTAATATTCTTAATTGTCTTCATCCTTCGTAAGAAATTAATAAACTCTCAAGCTCACTCCGGTTATGTATAGATTTGGGAGATACTGCCTGTGAGAGATTAAATTCACCTATTCTTGTGCGAGTGAGTGATTCAATACATGCACCACACCCAAGCTTATCTCCTAAATCTCTTGCAAGTGCCCTTATGTAAGTCCCTTTACCACACATAACTCTGACTTTTAACAATGGATAGGAGTAAGAAAGAAGCTCTATTTGGTTTATCCGTACTTTTCTTGGAGGTCTTTTTACTGTTTTTCCTTCTCTTGCCATTTTATATAATGGTTTACCATCCAATTTTAATGCAGAATACATTGGAGGTACCTGTAATATTTCGCCTACAAATTCTTGAAGCATTTTTCTTATTCTAATTTCTGAAATGTTTGATATGTAACTCTTACAAATAAGCTTGCCGCTTACATCGTCTGTAGTCCTTGTCTCACCAAGCTTAATAATGGCTTCATATTCTTTCTCCATATCCATTAGATAAGGAACAAGCTTAGTACTTTTCCCAAGACAAAGGATGAGGAGTCCACTTGCTGAAGGGTCAAGTGTACCTGTGTGACCGACTCTACGGAGGCCTAATATCTTTCTTATATATTTTACTACATCAAACGATGTCCAGTGAATTGGCTTATTAATAAGGAGTAGCCCATGCATCAGAAAGAGTAATCAAGTGAGAAGCGGTAATTGCTGGTAGGGAAGTCATAAAGTGCGGAGTCAACCCCTATATCAAAGCGTAGCCCTCTTATCTTCACTCCACCGCCATATGTTAGTCCCTCTCTTCTGCCTATTATGTCTGAAAAATGCCCTCCTCTCAAAGAGAATAAATTAGCCCATGTATACTCAATGCCAATCCCTTTCCATGTATCCTGATAGATATAGGTAAACCCTTTCTTAGGACTTTTTTGTGCTTCCCTTAAATCGTCTAAAATGCCAACAACAATCTTTGTCAGTTCTCCTGAGAGGGTTAATTTATTTGTAGATGTGTAGAGAGGGTGCCAAGCGAGTCCAAATCTTAGTGTCCATGGAAGTGGGTCTGATTTGCCTGTTTCCGTATACTTTATATTTGGACCCATATTTTGGAGAGATAAACCAAGTTGCAGATTTTTATTTGGTATATAAAGGGTAGAACCATCAAATGCCCATGAAGTGCCTGTTCCACCACCTCTTTGGTGCAAGACTATCCAAACTATATCAGCAGGTGCAAGGAAGCTATAGATAAATTTTGCCCCTATCCCTGCACTCAATTTTTCGTTCAATTTAGTCCCATAAGAAATTTTTATTGATGCATCCCATGTCGTCCAACGTCCCACTTCTTGGCCAGTCTCATCCATTCCGACAGTTTCCCCAGTAGTCAAATATATAATATGTCCACCGAGTACACCTGTTCCAGGAACTGGACGTGTAAATGTGATAAATTCGTAATACATCCCGGGATATAGACCTGGCAGCCAGTTTGCATGCATAAGAGCGATATCATTTTTATTTTGAAACCCCAATCCTGCATCATTATAATAAGTAGCTAATGCATCATCAGAGATAGCAGTAAATGCAGCTCCCATCCCATTAGGTCTAGCACCCGGATATATTATAAGAAAGATTGCACCTGCCTCAGAGGCTCCACCGTAAAGTTTTACAGTTAAAAGTAAGGTGAACAACATTAATAAGTATTTTTTCATTTCGTTTATATTATACGCTATAATTATTTTTTGTCAAGTCCTAAAATATTTTGTGAGAGGGAAGGTACATGGTATACAGGGGATTAGAGGATTAAAGTTTCCACAGGATCCGTATGGATATGAAAGAAGATTTAGTAAACGAGTTACACAAAATCGCAAATAAAAAGCTTGAGAAATCTCCAAAATTAACTTATATTTAGCTAAAGAAGATTTTTTAAGATGGTTTATTATGACATGATAAAAGGGGTATCAAAGTTTGATATAAGATTAAAGAAGAAGGTATGAAAAACAGGGATTGAGAGGTCTTGAGGAGCATTACAGGGCTCCGAAACACATTCAAATTATAGAGATATATAGAGAAATATTGGCCCCAAATGAAAAGATTACACCTTCCCAGATATGAATTTACTGCAAGAGATGTGAGAACCGGGGTGAGTGCCATACTTATGGGGAGACCAAAGATGGGACTAACGCCGCAATCTTTGCAAGCTATGAAAAAATAGAGACAGGAGACGAAAAACTCCAATAGAAATACTTGAGGAAACTGGAAGTAGGGTCTCCCCCAAGTTTTCAATTTACCTACAATTATTTTAGATAATTTTATTGACAATTTTATAGAGGATGGATACCATGTGGGGTCATCACACACCAATTGCATGCATGCCTAATTCATTTGCCGAGAGAATATCATTGAGAAGCCCAATCACTGGCTTGTTTTAAATTAATTAGTTTTTCATCTTTTCCTTGGAGTATCTCAAAGATTTGCTGTTTCCCTATTTTTTGGTTTTTCTCTAAATATGGAGTGCAACAACACCGCCGTTGTTCGCAGAATCCTGTGGACATGCAAAAACATAGTTTTTGCACAGATTATGAAATTTATACCATAAATTTTGGGGAAACTCCAGAAATTATGTCCTAAGTATAGGATTGAGATAGTGTATTAGGAGTATAAGACAACGGAATACGAGTTTTATATTGACAACCTTAGAAGAACATAATAAAATTATTCTTAAATGTTCGCAGAATCCTGTGGAGAAGTGTTAAGATTTAAAGAAAATGAAAGAAAGAAGTGGGAAGAGTTTGTTGAAACTTCAGAGAATGGAACTATCTTTCACTTGAGAAAATTCATTGATTACCACCCAAAAGGAAAATTTGTAGACCATAGTCTAATCTTTTCAAAAAAGGGTAATCCAATAGCTTTATTTCCAGCAGTTATTAAGGGAGATAAACTTATATCACACCCAGGGGCTTCTTATGGTGGATTTGTTATGAAAGAGGGAATTGGAATCAGAGAAAGCTCACAAATTGTTGAAACACTATTAAATTACAGCAAAAAACAAGGAATAAAAAGGATTGAAATTACACAGACACCGCTCATTTATTATAAATTACCATGTAATTATATAGATTTTGCACTTATGAAACAAGGCTTCAAATATAAGAAGAGAGAACTTACTGCAGTAGTTACCATAGAACACGAAAATACAATAATTTCTACTTTTAAACCTGAAGCCAGAACTGCAGTGAGAAAGGCAGAAAAATTAGAGGTGAAAGTGCATGAATCAACTGATTTTGTGACCTTTTATAAAATATTGAAAAAAAATCTGTCAATGAGACACGGAGTTACACCTACACATACTGTTTCAGAACTCAAACTTTTACATTCTATTTTTACGAAGCGTATAAAGCTGTTTAGCGCATTCATTGGACAAAAAATGATAGCAGGGATTGTGATTTTTATCGCTAATCAAAGAGTTATGCTTGCTTTTTACATCAGCCATATTGAAGATTGCCAACAATATAGACCAGTTAATATTTTGATTTATAAGTTGTTAGAATGGGGTAAAACAAATAAATATAAATACTTAGACCTCGGAACCTTTACATTAAATATGGAACCAGACTGGGGACTGGGAAAGTTTAAAGAAAATTTCAGAGCCAGAGGCATTTTCAGAGATACATTTTATATAAATTTATAGTAAAATGAGAAATTCTAAATCCGAAATCCTAAATTCTAAACAAATTCCCAAAATACAAGGTGCGAAACAATACAATTTAGAGGAAAGGACTTTAAAATTTGCCAAGAGAGTGATTGCATTTATTGCAGATGTTCCAAGAACTATAGCTAATACAGAAATAATAAAACAACTTGTTAGAGCTTCCAGTTCTGTTGGTGCAAATTATATTGAGGCAAACGAGTCTTTGAGTAAAAAAGATTTTGTGATGAGAATCAAGATTTGTCGTAAAGAATCTAAAGAAAGTATTTACTGGCTAAAACTTATTGAGATACGAGGACAAGAGATAGAAATGGAAAAGGAATTACTGATCCGGGAGGGAATTGAACTTATGAAGATATTCGGCTCAATAGTTGAGAAGACAAAATAAGTTTTGAATATTTGAATTTAGAATTTGTTTAGGATTTAGTACTTAGAATTTAGGATTTTTATAAGCATGGGACTTCGTATCTTGCACATAGCACCGTTTAACTTCTCAGGCGTCCCTATCGAACTTGTAAAAGCAGAGAGAAAATTAGGGCATTACTCAAGACTTATTACATTAGGAAAGGATACAAGAAACTATGAAGAAGATATTTGCTTGAACCTGCCATGGCTTGATAATCCTATACTTAGGAAAATAAAGGAAATAGTACAACCTAAAGAAAGAAGAGAAGAGCGTAACATTATAAAAATACCAAAGGAGTTACCACCTAAATGGAAACCAGGAAATGTTGAGATATTTCTATTTAACTTACGAGATTTATTGTGGAAGAAAAAAGTAAATAAAGTCATAAAAAAGAGTGATTTTTGGGGATTCGATATTTACCAACTTGATGGCGGAATTGAATTCTCACGAAATGGTAAATTTATGAAAAAAGCCAAAGCACTTGGCAAGAAAATAGTATGCTGTTACCTTGGGATTGACATGAGAATTACTGGGGTGATACCTGAGATAGACAAGTTGAGCGACCTAAATGTAACATTTGAATTTGACCACCTTAAACTTTATCCGGGAATACATTTTCTACTATACCCGTTTGATGCAAGTGAATTTAGACAAAGAGAAAAGGAGAATGAGATTTTGAGAATTTGTCATGCCCCTACTGTGCGAAAAACGAAAGGAACAGATAAAATTATAAAATGTATAAAAGGACTGGAAAAATTATATCCGTGTGAATTAGTGCTTATTGAAGGAGTGACACATGAAGAAGCTGTAAAAATAAAGTATACTTGTGATATATTAGTTGACCAGCTCGGTGAACTGGGGTATGGGATAAATTCATTAGAAAGCTTGGCTATGGGAATACCTACTTGTGTTGAACTTACACCAGAGCTTGAAAATGAGATTGGGGAACATCCTTTTATAAAAGTAAATGAAGAAAATCTTGGAGAGAAGCTAATACAACTGATTAACAATAAAGAATTAAGACAAGAAAAGGCTAAAAAAGGAAGAGAGTGGGTAGTAAAGCACCATAATCCTATAAAAATTGTAAAAGAGATTCATAATCTATTAGGAATTTGAAAGCAAGCATTATAATTCCTACCCATAATAGGGTTAATTCATTAAAAAAACTACTCTATGCTTTATCCAAACAAAATTATCCAAAAGAAGAGTTTGAAGTCATTGTGATTGATAACGGCTCAACTGATGAGACATATGAGTTTTTGTCCCAATTTATCGGGATTAATCCAGAGTTAAATCTTAAAATCATAAGATACTCAGTAAACCAGGGAGCCGCTAAAGCACACAATGATGGAATTAAAATAGCAAAAGGTGAAATAATTATATTGTTAGACGATGACTTATTACCTATACCATCTTTCCTTAGAGCACATATTGAATGCCATACACAAGAACACTATGTCGGTATAGGGAATAGAAAATATATAGAATCAAAACAACAGAAGTGGCTGGCAAGATACTTGTCAACTAGGGGTGTGCATAAACTTATAAATAAAGAAAATATACCATTCAAATGCTTATGGACAGGTAATACTTCTTTTAGAAAGGAAGACATTATGAAAGTCGGATTATTTGATGAACAATTTAAAGGTATTATGGGAGGAGAGGACTTGGAATTAGGGTATAGATTGGAAAAGGAGAGGATGAAATTTAGATATGTCAAAGAAGCAATCACTTATCATCCACTGTGTGAATTAGATGAAATTTTAGAAAAACAGAGAAGATTCGGTAAAGACGTTGTTCCGCTCCTATTAAATAAGGACCCTATATTTTATAAGCTTTTAAAAATAAATGTCGTAGAGAACCCAAATTTATTAGTAAAAATAGCTATATCACAAATTTTTTATAAGATTATAAGAAACACAATTTACTTTCTAAATAAGATTTATATACCTCCAATTATTTTCGATTACCTCATTTATTACAATAGAATCTACGGATTTAAAGAATCAAAGTTTGACGATGCCCCAAAGCTTCGTGATGAAATCCCGATTTATCGGAAATTAGGTCAGTTCTCCTGAACTGACAAATAGGATTTGGTCGGAACTGATAAACAAGATGGGTTTAACATCACCACGAAAGTTTGGGACAAACTCCAAAGTTCACATCCTTACCGATAGAGGAATAGAGTCACTTTTTAAAGGTAATCACCCACCATTTGAGAAAACAAAGCCAGGTCAAAAAACCAAAAAGGAGTGTCATACTAAATAATGATTTGAATGCAATATCTGATAATGCAATTGGTTTAACAAAGGGAACTCCATAATGGCCTCTAAAACGGATGTCCCAAACATTAGTATGAAGACTACCAATAAGCACAAATAATATAGAAAACCACCAGAGAGACTTGACTTCTCTGTATTTTCTCATTGCCAAAAATGGAAAAAGCCATATCATATAATAAGGAGCTACTTTTACTTGTGTTACATAAAAAGTAACATAAGAAAAAATAATTGAAAAGGAAAGATTTGATTTGGTAAACACTCGATGCCAAACGAAAGGTATCGCAATAATTAGAAAATATTTACTATATAGAAAAAAGAAGGTCATTACTTTCTTTAACCATAAAGGATTACCAAAGATATTCTTGAGCACAGTTAAAACAGCGTAATAGCCCCACCAGTGAAAATAGCCTGAGTAAGAAAAGATGAACCTAATATTTATAGGATATTTTATTCTATAAATAAAGATGGAAATTATGGTCGGCAATACTGTTAACACAGTAAAGCTTAGCCAATGTTTCTTCTTTATTTTTGACAAGAAAGCTGGAATTAATATAAGAGGATAAATTTTAAGAGCAATCCCTATTCCCAGACATAATCCTGAGAGCCACACATTGCAAAACCTGTTAGTGAAATAAACCAAATACCAAGATAGAAAAACGAAAAGTATAATTACAGAATCCAGTTGACCCCATATAGTAGATGTGATTATAAGAATTGGATTCAATACTACTCCACAGAGTGCGATTTTCATAGCTTTTTTGCCTAGCCTTGACATTGCATCATATACCGCTAAAGAGAGCAATACATCAGAGATTATTCCGGGAAGCTTAACCATAACAAAATGAGGAACTCTTATCAGTGAGCTAAGTTTACACATAAAGTAGCAAATATAAGCCCAGAGAGGAGTAAAGTGATAGAATTCCTCAGTATAAATATTAATGTTGCTTCCAATATCCTTTGCCAGAGTTAGCCAGTCTCTGATGTCTTCAGTCCCATAGATAAATGAAGCAGGTATAATTCTTACGAGAAAGCAAGTAACTACTAAAAATAATAGCGTTTTTACACGCTTATTACTCATTTTGTTCAGTCTATCTCAATGATTTATTGCCTGAAACGCTTTTTATAAAATAGTATTACTATTCCTAAGGAGACAGACTCAGATAAAAATGTAGCTATACTTGCACCTTCAAGACTGAACTTTGGAATTAACAGAAAGTTTAACCCCATATTTAAGATTGCTACACATGCTGTATTAATAAGGATGTCTTTTTCAAACTTAGTTGCTAGTAATGGAGTGCTAAAAACATTGTTTATAAGAATTATGCCCAATGTTATTACAAGTATTCTGAACACAAATACTGCTCTCAAATACTCAGTCCCAAACAAAAGCAAAATAATATGCTTAGCAAAGATTGTACCTACTGCTATCACAAGACACACCAGAATGACCTGATTACGGCAATAATGGCTACAGACAGATTCAAATCTATCTTTATCATTATATGTATCAGATAACACTGGAAAAGTCGCATAAGTGAGCCAAAGTGATAACCCAAGTACACCAAGCACGACTTGATAAGCAGCGTTATACCAGCCAACTACAGCAGACCCTTTCATAAAGCCAAGCATTAATGTATCCATATTATAATATACTTGGCTCAACATATTAGAAGCTCCTATCGGGATAGCAGAGTGCAGGAACTTTCTCAAAAAAGCCACTCCTACACATAATTTTGGGACTCCAAATTGTGAATTAAAGATTAGCATTAGGAAAATAGTAGCTGCTATCCCTCCTATAACCCAGAACCATGGAATGAGTGAGAAATTCAGCCCCTTTTTTATTATAGATATTACAAGTATAAAATAAATTATATGGCTCAAAATTCGTGATACAGCTATGTATTTCATATCCTCTATCCCTTGGAAAACCCATTCTAACAACAGTGAAAAAGGAAATAGATAGAAGCCGTAAGAAATGATGAGTATTTTTATCTC includes these proteins:
- a CDS encoding glycosyltransferase encodes the protein MGLRILHIAPFNFSGVPIELVKAERKLGHYSRLITLGKDTRNYEEDICLNLPWLDNPILRKIKEIVQPKERREERNIIKIPKELPPKWKPGNVEIFLFNLRDLLWKKKVNKVIKKSDFWGFDIYQLDGGIEFSRNGKFMKKAKALGKKIVCCYLGIDMRITGVIPEIDKLSDLNVTFEFDHLKLYPGIHFLLYPFDASEFRQREKENEILRICHAPTVRKTKGTDKIIKCIKGLEKLYPCELVLIEGVTHEEAVKIKYTCDILVDQLGELGYGINSLESLAMGIPTCVELTPELENEIGEHPFIKVNEENLGEKLIQLINNKELRQEKAKKGREWVVKHHNPIKIVKEIHNLLGI
- a CDS encoding glycosyltransferase, whose product is MKASIIIPTHNRVNSLKKLLYALSKQNYPKEEFEVIVIDNGSTDETYEFLSQFIGINPELNLKIIRYSVNQGAAKAHNDGIKIAKGEIIILLDDDLLPIPSFLRAHIECHTQEHYVGIGNRKYIESKQQKWLARYLSTRGVHKLINKENIPFKCLWTGNTSFRKEDIMKVGLFDEQFKGIMGGEDLELGYRLEKERMKFRYVKEAITYHPLCELDEILEKQRRFGKDVVPLLLNKDPIFYKLLKINVVENPNLLVKIAISQIFYKIIRNTIYFLNKIYIPPIIFDYLIYYNRIYGFKESKFDDAPKLRDEIPIYRKLGQFS
- a CDS encoding glycosyltransferase family 87 protein, which gives rise to MSNKRVKTLLFLVVTCFLVRIIPASFIYGTEDIRDWLTLAKDIGSNINIYTEEFYHFTPLWAYICYFMCKLSSLIRVPHFVMVKLPGIISDVLLSLAVYDAMSRLGKKAMKIALCGVVLNPILIITSTIWGQLDSVIILFVFLSWYLVYFTNRFCNVWLSGLCLGIGIALKIYPLILIPAFLSKIKKKHWLSFTVLTVLPTIISIFIYRIKYPINIRFIFSYSGYFHWWGYYAVLTVLKNIFGNPLWLKKVMTFFFLYSKYFLIIAIPFVWHRVFTKSNLSFSIIFSYVTFYVTQVKVAPYYMIWLFPFLAMRKYREVKSLWWFSILFVLIGSLHTNVWDIRFRGHYGVPFVKPIALSDIAFKSLFSMTLLFGFLTWLCFLKWWVITFKK
- a CDS encoding flippase, encoding MIKYKIEKNFIVLLGADIVGKGLSFVVLIYLARVLGAINFGKLSFAQAILAYFLLLADLGVTTAGARELAKNKNNLQHYVNNILGLRFVLSCLSFFLLVLLSIFIPKTYEIKILIISYGFYLFPFSLLLEWVFQGIEDMKYIAVSRILSHIIYFILVISIIKKGLNFSLIPWFWVIGGIAATIFLMLIFNSQFGVPKLCVGVAFLRKFLHSAIPIGASNMLSQVYYNMDTLMLGFMKGSAVVGWYNAAYQVVLGVLGLSLWLTYATFPVLSDTYNDKDRFESVCSHYCRNQVILVCLVIAVGTIFAKHIILLLFGTEYLRAVFVFRILVITLGIILINNVFSTPLLATKFEKDILINTACVAILNMGLNFLLIPKFSLEGASIATFLSESVSLGIVILFYKKRFRQ